In one window of Hevea brasiliensis isolate MT/VB/25A 57/8 chromosome 10, ASM3005281v1, whole genome shotgun sequence DNA:
- the LOC110654281 gene encoding zinc finger protein CONSTANS-LIKE 2, producing the protein MKKCELCKLSARSYCESDEACLCWDCDARVHGANFLVARHTRNLLCQTCQSITPWKATGVKLGRTVSICDRCANGANRKEEEESEEANNDDVSTEDDDDLSTGDKEENEGDTDNQVVPWSSTTPPLATSSSSSSASSSQVSVSRFTRRVFCESVNVKSLKRTRESSTDLRSTFPVSAIDANHSSSQRRYGRPALTTQASGGGGDGEAISVDYSLSLRPMKDRRTETEYSFQAGSGSVAQ; encoded by the exons ATGAAGAAGTGCGAGCTATGCAAGTTATCGGCGAGGAGCTACTGCGAATCGGACGAGGCCTGCCTCTGTTGGGATTGCGATGCTAGAGTTCATGGAGCCAACTTTCTGGTCGCTAGACATACGCGCAACCTCCTCTGCCAGACCTGTCAATCTATCACTCCTTGGAAAGCTACCGGTGTTAAACTTGGCCGCACTGTTTCCATCTGTGATAGATGTGCAAATGGAGCTAAtcgtaaagaagaagaagaatctgAGGAGGCTAATAATGATGATGTAAGCACTGAGGACGATGATGATCTTTCCACCGGCGATAAGGAGGAGAACGAGGGGGATACTGATAATCAGGTGGTTCCGTGGTCGTCTACAACGCCGCCTCTGGCCAccagttcttcctcttcttctgctTCTAGTAGCCAAGTGAGTGTGAGTAGATTCACTCGCAGAGTCTTTTGTGAATCTGTGAACGTGAAATCTTTGAAACGGACGCGTGAGAGTTCTACAGATCTTCGGTCTACGTTTCCGGTTTCTGCA ATCGATGCCAACCACTCTTCTTCTCAACGGAGGTACGGTCGACCAGCGTTGACAACTCAGGCGAGTGGCGGGGGCGGTGACGGAGAAGCCATTTCTGTTGACTACTCCTTGTCCTTGAGGCCTATGAAAGACCGTAGAACTGAAACGGAGTACTCCTTTCAGGCCGGTTCGGGATCTGTGGCGCAGTAA